Proteins encoded in a region of the Bactrocera tryoni isolate S06 chromosome 4, CSIRO_BtryS06_freeze2, whole genome shotgun sequence genome:
- the LOC120776106 gene encoding glucose-6-phosphate 1-dehydrogenase isoform X1, translating to MASKQISNGNGKTVEEEETALEHIIKSLETPTMKCEGTHFDSHVPHTFVIFGASGDLAKKKIYPTLWWLFRDNLLPKPTNFCGYARSKLSIEELRAKCHPYMKVQPHEQAKYEEFWQHHAYAAGGYDKRSDFVALNEQLERLESHCNCNRIFYLALPPSVFEQVTVNIKEICLSQCGWSRVIIEKPFGRDDVTSKKLSDHLASLFHEEQLYRIDHYLGKEMVQNLMTIRFANKILNSTWNRENIASVLITFKEPFGTQGRGGYFDEFGIIRDVMQNHLLQILSLVAMEKPTSCQPDDIRDEKVKVLKSIPALTLDDMVLGQYVGNPEGEGEARESYLDDPTVSNDSNTPTFAQGVLRINNERWEGVPFILRCGKALNERKAVVRIQYRDVPGDIFEGNSKRNELVIRVQPGEALYFKIMTKSPGITFDMEETELDLTYEHRYKDSYLPDAYERLILDVFCGSQMHFVRSDELHEAWRIFTPVLHEIENTKVKPIPYVFGTRGPKEADEKTAENNFKYYGSYKWHGKK from the exons AAGAGGAAACCGCACTCGAACACATCATCAAATCACTTGAGACTCCGACCATGAAGTGCGAGGGTACACATTTCGATTCCCATGTTCCGCACACGTTCGTCATCTTCGGCGCGTCG GGTGACTTGGCCAAGAAGAAGATCTACCCCACCTTGTGGTGGCTCTTTCGTGACAATTTGCTGCCGAAACCTACAAACTTCTGCGGTTATGCACGTTCAAAGCTCTCGATTGAGGAATTGCGGGCAAAGTGTCATCCATACATGAAG GTGCAACCACACGAGCAAGCCAAGTATGAGGAGTTCTGGCAACATCACGCCTATGCAGCGGGTGGCTATGATAAGCGCAGCGATTTTGTTGCCTTGAACGAACAATTAGAGCGTTTGGAGAGCCATTGCAATTGTAATCGCATATTCTACTTGGCTTTGCCGCCATCCGTCTTCGAGCAGGTAACTGTGAATATTAAGGAAATTTGCCTCTCTCAATG CGGCTGGAGTCGCGTTATTATCGAAAAGCCCTTCGGTCGCGACGATGTCACATCAAAGAAGCTGAGCGATCACCTCGCCTCGCTCTTCCACGAGGAACAACTCTACCGCATTGATCATTATTTGGGTAAAGAGATGGTGCAGAACCTCATGACTATACGTTTCGCCAATAAAATACTTAACTCAACATGGAATCGCGAGAATATTGCATCGGTGCTCATCACATTCAAGGAACCATTCGGCACACAGGGACGCGGCGGTTACTTCGATGAATTCGGCATCATACGCGACGTCATGCAAAACCATCTGCTGCAGATATTGTCACTAGTCGCCATGGAGAAGCCAACTTCTTGCCAACCCGATGACATACGCGATGAAAAAGTTAAGGTACTGAAAAGCATTCCAGCACTTACATTGGACGACATGGTTTTGGGACAATATGTCGGCAATCCAGAGGGTGAAGGTGAAGCGCGCGAAAGTTATCTTGATGATCCCACCGTTTCCAATGATTCCAATACGCCCACCTTTGCACAGGGTGTGCTGCGTATCAACAATGAACGTTGGGAGGGTGTGCCGTTCATTTTACGTTGCGGCAAAGCCCTGAACGAACGCAAAGCTGTAGTGCGCATACAATATCGCGATGTGCCCGGTGATATCTTTGAGGGTAACAGCAAACGCAATGAATTGGTCATACGTGTGCAGCCCGGCGAAGCTCTGTACTTCAAAATAATGACCAAGAGCCCTGGCATTACATTTGATATGGAGGAGACTGAACTGGACCTCACCTATGAGCATCGCTACAAGGACTCCTATCTGCCAGATGCGTATGAACGTTTGATTTTGGATGTATTCTGCGGCTCGCAAATGCATTTTGTGCGTTCAGATGAGTTGCACGAGGCATGGCGTATTTTCACGCCAGTGCTGCACGAGATCGAAAATACTAAAGTGAAACCCATACCTTATGTGTTTGGCACTCGCGGCCCCAAGGAGGCTGATGAGAAGACGGCGGAGAACAACTTCAAATATTACGGGTCTTACAAGTGGCATGGAAAGAAGTAG
- the LOC120776106 gene encoding glucose-6-phosphate 1-dehydrogenase isoform X2 — protein sequence MKCEGTHFDSHVPHTFVIFGASGDLAKKKIYPTLWWLFRDNLLPKPTNFCGYARSKLSIEELRAKCHPYMKVQPHEQAKYEEFWQHHAYAAGGYDKRSDFVALNEQLERLESHCNCNRIFYLALPPSVFEQVTVNIKEICLSQCGWSRVIIEKPFGRDDVTSKKLSDHLASLFHEEQLYRIDHYLGKEMVQNLMTIRFANKILNSTWNRENIASVLITFKEPFGTQGRGGYFDEFGIIRDVMQNHLLQILSLVAMEKPTSCQPDDIRDEKVKVLKSIPALTLDDMVLGQYVGNPEGEGEARESYLDDPTVSNDSNTPTFAQGVLRINNERWEGVPFILRCGKALNERKAVVRIQYRDVPGDIFEGNSKRNELVIRVQPGEALYFKIMTKSPGITFDMEETELDLTYEHRYKDSYLPDAYERLILDVFCGSQMHFVRSDELHEAWRIFTPVLHEIENTKVKPIPYVFGTRGPKEADEKTAENNFKYYGSYKWHGKK from the exons ATGAAGTGCGAGGGTACACATTTCGATTCCCATGTTCCGCACACGTTCGTCATCTTCGGCGCGTCG GGTGACTTGGCCAAGAAGAAGATCTACCCCACCTTGTGGTGGCTCTTTCGTGACAATTTGCTGCCGAAACCTACAAACTTCTGCGGTTATGCACGTTCAAAGCTCTCGATTGAGGAATTGCGGGCAAAGTGTCATCCATACATGAAG GTGCAACCACACGAGCAAGCCAAGTATGAGGAGTTCTGGCAACATCACGCCTATGCAGCGGGTGGCTATGATAAGCGCAGCGATTTTGTTGCCTTGAACGAACAATTAGAGCGTTTGGAGAGCCATTGCAATTGTAATCGCATATTCTACTTGGCTTTGCCGCCATCCGTCTTCGAGCAGGTAACTGTGAATATTAAGGAAATTTGCCTCTCTCAATG CGGCTGGAGTCGCGTTATTATCGAAAAGCCCTTCGGTCGCGACGATGTCACATCAAAGAAGCTGAGCGATCACCTCGCCTCGCTCTTCCACGAGGAACAACTCTACCGCATTGATCATTATTTGGGTAAAGAGATGGTGCAGAACCTCATGACTATACGTTTCGCCAATAAAATACTTAACTCAACATGGAATCGCGAGAATATTGCATCGGTGCTCATCACATTCAAGGAACCATTCGGCACACAGGGACGCGGCGGTTACTTCGATGAATTCGGCATCATACGCGACGTCATGCAAAACCATCTGCTGCAGATATTGTCACTAGTCGCCATGGAGAAGCCAACTTCTTGCCAACCCGATGACATACGCGATGAAAAAGTTAAGGTACTGAAAAGCATTCCAGCACTTACATTGGACGACATGGTTTTGGGACAATATGTCGGCAATCCAGAGGGTGAAGGTGAAGCGCGCGAAAGTTATCTTGATGATCCCACCGTTTCCAATGATTCCAATACGCCCACCTTTGCACAGGGTGTGCTGCGTATCAACAATGAACGTTGGGAGGGTGTGCCGTTCATTTTACGTTGCGGCAAAGCCCTGAACGAACGCAAAGCTGTAGTGCGCATACAATATCGCGATGTGCCCGGTGATATCTTTGAGGGTAACAGCAAACGCAATGAATTGGTCATACGTGTGCAGCCCGGCGAAGCTCTGTACTTCAAAATAATGACCAAGAGCCCTGGCATTACATTTGATATGGAGGAGACTGAACTGGACCTCACCTATGAGCATCGCTACAAGGACTCCTATCTGCCAGATGCGTATGAACGTTTGATTTTGGATGTATTCTGCGGCTCGCAAATGCATTTTGTGCGTTCAGATGAGTTGCACGAGGCATGGCGTATTTTCACGCCAGTGCTGCACGAGATCGAAAATACTAAAGTGAAACCCATACCTTATGTGTTTGGCACTCGCGGCCCCAAGGAGGCTGATGAGAAGACGGCGGAGAACAACTTCAAATATTACGGGTCTTACAAGTGGCATGGAAAGAAGTAG